The following are encoded in a window of Sporichthya brevicatena genomic DNA:
- a CDS encoding response regulator: MVADLIEVLLVEDDPGDVLMTREAFADNKVKNNLNVVTDGVEALAFLRREGKYADAPYPDLILLDLNLPKKDGREVLAEIKADEKLAHIPVVVLTTSGANEDILSSYRLHANAYVTKPVDFEQFIRVVRQIDDFFVGVVKLPRP; this comes from the coding sequence ATGGTGGCCGACCTGATCGAGGTCCTGCTGGTCGAGGACGACCCCGGTGACGTGCTGATGACGCGCGAGGCCTTCGCCGACAACAAGGTGAAGAACAACCTCAACGTGGTCACCGACGGCGTGGAGGCCCTGGCCTTCCTCCGGCGGGAGGGCAAGTACGCCGACGCCCCGTACCCCGACCTGATCCTGCTCGACCTCAACCTGCCGAAGAAGGACGGGCGGGAGGTCCTCGCCGAGATCAAGGCGGACGAGAAGCTCGCGCACATCCCGGTGGTGGTCCTGACCACCTCGGGCGCGAACGAGGACATCCTCTCGAGCTACCGGCTCCACGCGAACGCGTACGTGACCAAGCCGGTCGACTTCGAGCAGTTCATCCGGGTCGTCCGGCAGATCGACGACTTCTTCGTCGGTGTGGTGAAACTGCCTCGGCCGTGA
- the thrS gene encoding threonine--tRNA ligase, which produces MVSEVSITVAGAQRSVPAGTTAADLFAEDRAVIAAKVNGVARDLTHVVDAGDEVEGIRNDSPEGLAIVRHSCAHVLAQAVQELFPEAKLGIGPPIENGFYYDFDVKNPFTPEDLKRLEKRMQELVKERQTFSRREVSDDDARTELATEPYKLELIGLKGSGGEAAEGANVEVGAGQLTIYDNHRKDGSLAWKDLCRGPHVPTTGHIPAFKLMRSAAAYWRGSEKNPQLQRVYGTAWDTRDALKDYQTRLEEAAKRDHRKLGVELDLFSFPDEIGSGLAVFHPKGGVIRRVMEDYSRQRHVEAGYEFVNTPHITKGHLFEVSGHLDWYAEGMFAPMEMDGADYYLKPMNCPFHNLIFRSRGRSYRELPLRLFEFGTVYRNEKSGVVHGLTRARGFTQDDAHIYCTREQMRDELISTLRFVLDLLRDYGLDDFYLELSTKDPVKFVGTDEDWEEATEVLREVALSEGLELVMDPGGAAFYGPKISVQAKDAIGRTWQMSTIQLDFNLPERFELEFQSGDGTRQRPVMIHRALFGSIERFFGVLVEHYAGAFPPWLAPVQVVGIPIGDAHVPHLREVVAQLTAQGIRAEVDEADDRMQKKIRNAQKQKIPFMLLAGDEDVEAGAVSFRYRNGEQKNTVPVADAVAEIVAAVRDRIQV; this is translated from the coding sequence ATCGTGTCCGAGGTCAGCATCACCGTTGCCGGAGCGCAGCGATCGGTGCCGGCCGGGACGACGGCCGCCGACCTGTTCGCCGAGGACCGGGCCGTCATCGCGGCGAAGGTGAACGGTGTCGCCCGGGACCTCACCCACGTCGTGGACGCCGGGGACGAGGTCGAGGGCATCCGCAACGACTCCCCGGAGGGTCTCGCGATCGTCCGGCACTCGTGCGCCCACGTTCTCGCCCAGGCGGTCCAGGAGCTGTTCCCCGAGGCGAAGCTCGGCATCGGTCCGCCGATCGAGAACGGGTTCTACTACGACTTCGACGTCAAGAACCCGTTCACCCCGGAGGACCTCAAGCGCCTCGAGAAGCGCATGCAGGAGTTGGTGAAGGAGCGTCAGACCTTCAGCCGGCGCGAGGTTTCCGACGACGACGCACGCACTGAGCTGGCGACCGAGCCGTACAAGCTCGAGCTGATCGGCCTCAAGGGCAGCGGCGGGGAGGCGGCCGAGGGCGCGAACGTCGAGGTCGGCGCCGGCCAGCTCACCATCTACGACAACCACCGCAAGGACGGGTCGCTGGCGTGGAAGGACCTCTGCCGGGGTCCGCACGTCCCGACCACCGGGCACATCCCCGCGTTCAAGCTCATGCGCAGCGCCGCTGCGTACTGGCGGGGGAGTGAGAAGAACCCGCAGCTGCAGCGGGTCTACGGCACCGCGTGGGACACCCGCGATGCGCTGAAGGACTACCAGACCCGGCTCGAGGAGGCCGCCAAGCGCGACCACCGCAAGCTCGGCGTCGAGCTCGACCTGTTCTCGTTCCCGGACGAGATCGGGTCCGGCCTCGCGGTCTTCCACCCGAAGGGCGGCGTGATCCGCCGCGTGATGGAGGACTACTCGCGGCAGCGGCACGTCGAGGCGGGCTACGAGTTCGTCAACACCCCGCACATCACCAAGGGGCACCTGTTCGAGGTCTCCGGGCACCTCGACTGGTACGCCGAGGGCATGTTCGCGCCGATGGAGATGGACGGCGCGGACTACTACCTCAAGCCGATGAACTGCCCGTTCCACAACCTGATCTTCCGCAGCCGCGGGCGTTCCTACCGCGAGCTGCCGCTGCGGCTGTTCGAGTTCGGCACCGTGTACCGGAACGAGAAGTCCGGTGTGGTGCACGGCCTCACCCGGGCCCGCGGATTCACCCAGGACGACGCGCACATCTACTGCACCCGCGAGCAGATGCGGGACGAGCTGATCTCGACTTTGCGCTTCGTGCTCGATCTGCTCCGCGACTACGGCCTCGACGACTTCTACCTCGAGCTCTCGACGAAGGACCCGGTGAAGTTCGTCGGCACCGACGAGGACTGGGAGGAGGCGACCGAGGTCCTGCGCGAGGTCGCGCTCTCCGAGGGCCTCGAGCTCGTCATGGACCCGGGCGGGGCGGCGTTCTACGGCCCGAAGATCTCGGTCCAGGCCAAGGACGCGATCGGCCGCACCTGGCAGATGTCGACCATCCAGCTCGACTTCAACCTGCCCGAGCGGTTCGAGCTCGAGTTCCAGTCCGGCGACGGCACCCGCCAGCGGCCGGTCATGATCCACCGCGCGCTGTTCGGCTCGATCGAGCGCTTCTTCGGCGTCCTCGTCGAGCACTACGCGGGCGCGTTCCCTCCCTGGCTCGCGCCGGTCCAGGTCGTCGGCATCCCGATCGGTGACGCGCACGTCCCGCACCTGCGCGAGGTCGTGGCGCAGCTGACGGCGCAGGGGATCCGCGCCGAGGTCGACGAGGCCGACGACCGGATGCAGAAGAAGATCCGCAACGCCCAGAAGCAGAAGATCCCCTTCATGCTGCTCGCGGGCGACGAGGACGTCGAGGCGGGTGCGGTCTCGTTCCGCTACCGCAACGGCGAGCAGAAGAACACCGTCCCGGTGGCTGATGCCGTCGCCGAGATCGTCGCCGCGGTCCGCGACCGCATTCAGGTCTGA
- a CDS encoding HIT domain-containing protein, producing MGGQEQGAPAPEEQDGVGIADSFARLWTPHRMAYIKGENRAEGTEAAGCPFCRIPSLDDAEGLILRRGKSAYVVLNLYPYNPGHLMIVPFRHVADYADLTAAESAEVAELTRQALVALRTATGAHGFNVGMNLGTVAGAGIAAHLHQHVVPRWGGDTNFMPVVGHTKVLPQLLGDTRTVLTEAWPADDTASWGS from the coding sequence ATGGGGGGTCAGGAACAGGGAGCGCCGGCGCCGGAGGAGCAGGACGGCGTCGGCATCGCGGACTCGTTCGCGCGCCTGTGGACCCCGCACCGGATGGCCTACATCAAGGGCGAGAACCGGGCGGAGGGCACCGAGGCCGCGGGCTGCCCGTTCTGCCGGATCCCGAGCCTCGACGACGCCGAGGGCCTGATCCTGCGGCGGGGGAAGTCGGCCTACGTCGTCCTGAACCTGTACCCGTACAACCCCGGGCACCTGATGATCGTCCCGTTCCGGCACGTCGCGGACTACGCGGACCTGACCGCCGCGGAGTCGGCCGAGGTCGCCGAGTTGACCCGGCAGGCCCTGGTCGCGCTGCGCACCGCCACGGGGGCGCACGGCTTCAACGTCGGCATGAACCTGGGCACGGTGGCGGGCGCGGGCATCGCGGCGCACCTCCACCAGCACGTGGTCCCGCGCTGGGGTGGCGACACGAACTTCATGCCGGTCGTCGGGCACACCAAGGTGCTGCCGCAGCTCCTCGGCGACACCCGCACCGTGCTCACCGAGGCCTGGCCGGCCGACGACACCGCGTCCTGGGGCTCCTGA